TCAACTCAACGCCCTCTTTTGCTTCGAGATGGTTACTACCTAGGCTGTGGAAGTTTTCCACTCAGCATCCGAACATTCCGATTCGTATCCTGACCAGCTGTGATGCGCCAAATTTAAAACAAGGTGATGCTGATCTTGCTATCTGGCAAGGTGAACAACTCGATATAGAGAGTAACAAATCCTTCCATAAAGAGTTTTTATTTGAGGAAACGATTTATCCATTTTGTTCTCCTCATCTTGCTAAATCGATCAATTTAAAAAAACCAGCTCAGCTCCAAGCTTGCTGGTTGATTCATTATGAATCAGGTGGCTACCCTTGGGAGTCTTGGTTCGCCCAAGCGGGTGTCACTATGAGCAAGAACTCCGTTCGTTGGATGGAAGTCAGCACCTTTGACCATGCAATGAAAGCCGTGATGTCTGGTCATGGAGCCTGCCTTGCTTCTGATTCCCTCGCCAGTGATTACGTTGAGCGCGGGCTTTTAGTCAAACCTTTTGATATTGGCATGACACCGGGCATCCAGTTCAACCTCTTCTATAGTGAAGATTCTCCACGTAAAAAGCGTATCCAAGCGTTTGTTAACTGGCTCCAGAGTGAAATCAATGAACAACAGAGCTAGTCATCCCAAAATGTTCGGCGGGATTCGTGTTCAGCTTCTTTATACTCAACACCAATATCACGTAGCATGTGTTCAGACAGTTGATTCAGCTGGCGTCGAGTACGGTAATTTTGTCGCCACCTTTTGAACTTAGTTAAGAACTTCTGGCTTAAAGAAAGACGACCATCAATCGAACACGTTGGAGATTTCGCAGTAGTTTCCATAACTTCACCTTGTCTTTATTAAGATTTGACTTAATAATCGGACAATATCGCACCGCTCTCAAACGATGGAATTTGACCTTTAGTTAAGGAAAACTTAAGTGAAAGATCGCCTCCCTCCTTTACAAGGACTGTATTACTTTTACACGGCGGCACAGTTAGGCAGTTTTAAAAAAGCGGCTGAACATCTGTTTGTCACTGCCGCTGCAGTCAGCCAACAAATACGCCAGCTAGAAGATTTTCTAGGGGTAGAACTCTTTGTACGCCAGCACCGAAGAGTGCAGCTTACTGCGGAAGGGGATATCCTCTATAAGCAAGCTCGAAAAGGCTTTGAACACATTCAAGATGGCGTTCGCCAAATCAATTCGGATCCTAACCCAAACTTATTGTCTATTTCGACACTGCCTTCCTTTGCTCAACATTGGCTGGTGCCAAGAATTGGCCATTTCAGAGCGTTGCACCCTGAACAAGAACTGATGATCGAACCCACCAGCGACCTAGTGGACTTTCAACACTCTAACCTTGATCTGTGTATTCGTTATGGTCCAGGAAACTACCCGAATCTGACGTCAAAGCTCATGCTTGAGGAATTGCTCTACCCTGTATGCCATCCAATTTACCAAGAGCGGCATGGCATTTATGATCTTAGTGACTTAACGGGCGCTGATTTGATCGAAGATTATTGGCGAGATCTCGATTGGGGGATATGGCTACAAAACGTAGGTCATAGTACCTCGAAACCAACATTAAAATACAACGGTTCGCATTTTGTTCTGGAAGGAGCACTGGCCGTACAAGGAGTGGCTTTAGCCAAGCATACCCTGGCTCAGAGATACATTGAGGAAGGTAAGTTAGTCCGTATAGGCAGTCTCGCTCAAAGAACAGACTATAACTATTTCCTTTGTGCCCCTAGCGCCTATTTTAAGCGTGAGAAAATCCGTCAGTTCTGTGATTGGATTTTCAGCCAAGTCGAAGAATGTCAGAAAGAGCATCCTAGTGATATGGAGATCATTGATACTCGCAGCCCTAGGTGAGCTAGAGCGGCAATTAGGAATTAGGAATTAGGAATTAGGAATTAGGAATTAGGAATTAGGAATTAGGATGATTTTCGGTGCTGACAATTTTTTTGCGTCAACCCTTTGTTTTTCTCATCCCCGATAGCGAGGAACGAGTGAGTTGGGGATCTCTTGAAGCGAATTGGAGACTTGATGAGATTCCCTACTCGCTCCTTCGTCACTCTATGGAATGACCGAATAATTCTCGAAGGGCGAAGCCTGATCTCGATTCTCGTAGCCAAGCGTTAAACGCGTTCCCGTTCTCCTCCCAAAAAAAGCCCCAGTCTTTCGTCTGGGGCTTTAAAACTATCTAACTAACGTAAAGAATTACTTCTTCTCGTTACGCTCTTTAACTTCTGCAATCACTTGCTCAGCAACGTTTGCTGGACAAGCTGCGTAGCGTGCGAACTCCATAGAGAACTGACCACGACCAGAAGTGATAGTACGTAGGTGACCGATGTAGCCAAACATTTCTGATAGAGGAACGTCTGCTTTAATACGAACGCCTGTCGTACCAGCTTGTTGGTCTTTGATCATACCACGACGACGGTTAAGGTCACCGATCACGTCACCAACATTGTCTTCTGGAGTGAACACGTCAACAGCCATGATTGGCTCAAGAAGTTGTGCACCCGCTTTAGGCATAGACTGACGGAATGCGCCTTTAGCAGCGATTTCGTAAGCGATTGCTGAAGAGTCAACTGCGTGGAAGCCACCGTCGAACAGTTCAACTTCTACATCTAGAGTAGGGAAGCCAGCTAGAACACCAGTTTCCATCATAGATGCGAAACCTTTCTCAACTGCAGGCCAGAATTCTTTAGGTACGTTACCACCAACAACAGTTGAAGAGAACGTGAAACCAGAGTTTGGCTCACCTGGGCGGATACGGTAGTCGATCTTACCGAACTGACCAGAACCACCAGACTGCTTCTTGTGCGTGTAGCTATCTTCAACGGCTTGAGTGATAGTTTCACGGTAAGCTACCTGTGGAGCTCCTACTTCTAGCTCTACGCCGTAAGTACGCTTAAGGATATCTACCTTGATGTCTAGGTGAAGTTCACCCATACCTTTCAGGATAGTCTCGCCAGAGTCTTCATCAGTCTCAACCTGGAATGATGGATCTTCTGCAACCATCTTACCGATCGCGATACCCATTTTCTCTGTAGAGCCTTTGTCTTTCGGAGAAACAGCGATCGAGATTACTGGTTCTGGGAAGATCATCGCTTCTAGAGTACATTCATGCTTAGGATCACATAGAGTGTGACCAGTTTGAACGTTCTTCATACCAACGATAGCGATGATGTCACCTGCTTGCGCTTCAGTAAGTTCATTACGCTCATCAGCTTGCATCTCACACATACGACCGATACGCTCAGTCTTACCCGTTGCTGAGTTAAGGATAGTATCACCCTTCTTCAGACGACCAGAGTAGATACGTACGAACGTTAGTGCACCAAAGCGGTCATCCATGATCTTGAATGCTAGTGCTTTTAGTGGCTCGTCTGCAGATACAGTCGCTACTTCGCCAGTTGGCTCACCTGTTTCTGGATCGGTTAGAGGCTGAGGGTCAACTTCTGCTGGCGCTGGTAGGTAATCGACAACAGCGTCAAGGATAAGTTGCATGCCTTTGTTTTTGAACGCAGAACCACAGAACGTTGGGAAGAACGCTAGGTCACGAGTACCTTTACGGATACATGCTTTTAGTTGCTCGATAGATGGCTCTTCGCCTTCCATGTAAGCTTCCATTAGATCGTCGTCTTGCTCTACAGCAGTTTCAACTAGCTCTTCACGGTACTGTTCTACATCATCAACCATGTCAGCTGGGATGTCTTTGATTTCGTAGTTCTCTGGTAGGCCAGTTTCGTCCCAAACGTAAGCTTGACGGTTTAGTACGTCTACAACACCTACGAAATCGTCTTCACGACCGATTGGCAGAGTCATTACTAGTGGGTTTGCACCAAGAACGTTTTTCACCTGGTCAACAACGTTGAAGAAGTCTGCACCCATACGGTCTAGTTTGTTTACGAAGATCAGACGAGCAACTTCTGAATCGTTCGCGTAGCGCCAGTTCGTTTCTGACTGAGGCTCAACACCACCAGAACCACAGAATACACCGATACCACCGTCAAGAACTTTAAGCGAACGGTATACTTCTACTGTAAAGTCAACGTGTCCCGGAGTATCGATAACGTTTAGGCGGTGGCCATTCCACTCACAAGTAACGGCAGCAGACTGGATTGTGATACCACGCTCAGCTTCCTGCTCCATGAAGTCAGTTGTAGACTCACCGTCGTGTACTTCACCAGTTTTGTGGATTTTACCAGTAAGCTTTAGTATACGCTCAGTGGTGGTAGTTTTACCCGCATCAACGTGCGCGAAAATACCAATGTTTCTGTACTTTGATAAATCTGCCATTGTCTTACTCTGTTTATAAGGTATAAATTGCGCGCAGAGTATATCACAATCTGTCAAGACTGATAGCTTTGCGTGCCTATGTGAATAAAAAAAACTTTTCTCACCAATACTAGCAGTAAATGGTGAGCCTTCGTGGTCAATTCAACCCGCAGCCCTAACCTTCTTAAGAACAAGAGTGCTGCTTAACGTAACGTTGCACAGCACATCAGATTAGGACTCGATTTCAATCAAGTGCGTGGGCAAATCTCTGCCTGTGGGAAGAAGAACTCAATCTCACGAGCGGCCGATTCAGGACTATCTGAACCATGCACAGAGTTGTGACGCATACTCAGCGCGTAGTCGGCACGAATCGTGCCACAT
This window of the Vibrio neptunius genome carries:
- a CDS encoding LysR family transcriptional regulator, with product MDARLHHLPGLRYFEIAARLNSYSRAAEELFISQAAVSQKIRQLEDGLGCKLFVRDGREMRLTEQGKILFKHVSHGFENIITGLNQIQSEPIEGLLCVNSTPSFASRWLLPRLWKFSTQHPNIPIRILTSCDAPNLKQGDADLAIWQGEQLDIESNKSFHKEFLFEETIYPFCSPHLAKSINLKKPAQLQACWLIHYESGGYPWESWFAQAGVTMSKNSVRWMEVSTFDHAMKAVMSGHGACLASDSLASDYVERGLLVKPFDIGMTPGIQFNLFYSEDSPRKKRIQAFVNWLQSEINEQQS
- a CDS encoding DUF1127 domain-containing protein; translation: METTAKSPTCSIDGRLSLSQKFLTKFKRWRQNYRTRRQLNQLSEHMLRDIGVEYKEAEHESRRTFWDD
- a CDS encoding LysR family transcriptional regulator, with translation MKDRLPPLQGLYYFYTAAQLGSFKKAAEHLFVTAAAVSQQIRQLEDFLGVELFVRQHRRVQLTAEGDILYKQARKGFEHIQDGVRQINSDPNPNLLSISTLPSFAQHWLVPRIGHFRALHPEQELMIEPTSDLVDFQHSNLDLCIRYGPGNYPNLTSKLMLEELLYPVCHPIYQERHGIYDLSDLTGADLIEDYWRDLDWGIWLQNVGHSTSKPTLKYNGSHFVLEGALAVQGVALAKHTLAQRYIEEGKLVRIGSLAQRTDYNYFLCAPSAYFKREKIRQFCDWIFSQVEECQKEHPSDMEIIDTRSPR
- the fusA gene encoding elongation factor G; its protein translation is MADLSKYRNIGIFAHVDAGKTTTTERILKLTGKIHKTGEVHDGESTTDFMEQEAERGITIQSAAVTCEWNGHRLNVIDTPGHVDFTVEVYRSLKVLDGGIGVFCGSGGVEPQSETNWRYANDSEVARLIFVNKLDRMGADFFNVVDQVKNVLGANPLVMTLPIGREDDFVGVVDVLNRQAYVWDETGLPENYEIKDIPADMVDDVEQYREELVETAVEQDDDLMEAYMEGEEPSIEQLKACIRKGTRDLAFFPTFCGSAFKNKGMQLILDAVVDYLPAPAEVDPQPLTDPETGEPTGEVATVSADEPLKALAFKIMDDRFGALTFVRIYSGRLKKGDTILNSATGKTERIGRMCEMQADERNELTEAQAGDIIAIVGMKNVQTGHTLCDPKHECTLEAMIFPEPVISIAVSPKDKGSTEKMGIAIGKMVAEDPSFQVETDEDSGETILKGMGELHLDIKVDILKRTYGVELEVGAPQVAYRETITQAVEDSYTHKKQSGGSGQFGKIDYRIRPGEPNSGFTFSSTVVGGNVPKEFWPAVEKGFASMMETGVLAGFPTLDVEVELFDGGFHAVDSSAIAYEIAAKGAFRQSMPKAGAQLLEPIMAVDVFTPEDNVGDVIGDLNRRRGMIKDQQAGTTGVRIKADVPLSEMFGYIGHLRTITSGRGQFSMEFARYAACPANVAEQVIAEVKERNEKK